Proteins encoded within one genomic window of Fragaria vesca subsp. vesca linkage group LG1, FraVesHawaii_1.0, whole genome shotgun sequence:
- the LOC101297875 gene encoding annexin D1-like: protein MATLQVPACVPSPAEDAEQLKKAFEGWGTNEGLLISILAHRNADQRRLIQQTYTETYGEDLLKALDKELSSNFERALLLWTLHPSERDAVLANEAIKRFTSSNWVLMEIACSRSSHELHMVKQAYHAKFKKSLEEDVAFHTSGDFRKLLVPLVSAFRYEGDEVNVTVAKREAKLLHEKIKDKHYNDEELIRIISTRSKAQLNATFNQYNNEFGNAITKDLKADKDDEFLKLLRATTKLLTYPEKYFEKLLRLCINKLGTDEGALTRVVTTRAEVDLHRIKEEYQRRNSVTLAHAIQKDTRGDYENLLLELIGHSDA, encoded by the exons ATGGCGACTCTTCAAGTACCAGCTTGTGTTCCTTCTCCTGCTGAGGACGCTGAGCAGCTTAAGAAGGCTTTTGAAG GATGGGGCACAAATGAGGGGTTGCTCATTTCCATACTGGCTCACAGGAATGCTGACCAGAGAAGACTAATTCAGCAGACCTATACTGAAACTTATGGAGAGGATCTTCTCAAGGCACTAGACAAAGAACTCTCAAGTAATTTTGAG CGTGCTTTGCTGTTATGGACACTGCATCCTTCCGAGCGTGATGCAGTTTTGGCTAATGAGGCTATAAAGAGGTTCACTTCAAGCAATTGGGTTCTCATGGAAATAGCTTGTTCTAGGTCTTCACATGAACTCCACATGGTAAAGCAGGCTTACCATGCTAAGTTCAAGAAATCCCTTGAAGAGGATGTTGCATTTCATACATCTGGAGACTTCCGCAAG CTTTTGGTTCCTCTTGTGAGTGCTTTCCGATATGAAGGAGATGAAGTGAACGTTACAGTGGCAAAAAGAGAGGCTAAGCTACTTCATGAGAAAATCAAGGACAAACACTACAATGATGAGGAGCTCATCAGGATCATCTCTACCAGGAGCAAGGCACAGCTAAACGCTACTTTCAATCAGTACAACAATGAGTTTGGAAATGCCATTACCAAG GATCTGAAGGCTGATAAGGATGATGAATTCCTCAAATTACTAAGAGCAACTACCAAACTCTTGACCTACCCTGAGAAGTACTTTGAAAAGCTTCTTCGTTTGTGTATCAACAAGCTCGGGACAGATGAAGGTGCACTTACTAGAGTTGTTACTACCAGGGCAGAGGTTGACCTGCATCGTATTAAGGAAGAATACCAACGCAGAAACAGTGTTACTCTGGCCCATGCAATTCAAAAAGACACTAGAGGAGACTATGAGAATCTGCTTCTGGAACTGATTGGACATTCAGATGCCTGA
- the LOC101298164 gene encoding annexin D2-like has protein sequence MATLKVPACVPSPAEDSEQLRKAFEGWGTNEALITSILAHRNADQRRLIQQTYAETYGEDLLKSLDKELSSDFERAVMLWTLHPSERDAVLANEATKRFTSSNWVLMEIACSRSSYELLQVKQAYHAKFKKSLEEDVAFHTSGDFRKLLVPLVSAFRYEGDEVNVTVAKREAKILHEKIKDKHYNDEELIRIFTTRSKAQLNATFNQYNNEFGNAITKDLKADQDDEFLKLLRATAKLLTFPEKYFEKLLRLCINKLGTDEGALTRVITTRAEVDLHRIKEEYQRRNSVPLDRAIEKDTSGDYEKFLLALLGQGDC, from the exons ATGGCGACTCTTAAAGTACCAGCTTGCGTTCCATCTCCTGCTGAAGACTCTGAGCAGCTTAGGAAGGCTTTTGAAG GATGGGGCACAAATGAGGCACTGATCACTTCCATATTGGCTCATAGGAATGCTGATCAGAGAAGATTAATTCAGCAGACTTATGCTGAAACTTATGGGGAGGATCTTCTCAAGTCACTGGATAAAGAACTCTCAAGTGATTTTGAG CGCGCTGTGATGCTGTGGACACTGCATCCTTCTGAGCGGGATGCAGTTTTGGCTAATGAGGCTACAAAGAGGTTCACTTCAAGCAATTGGGTTCTCATGGAAATAGCTTGTTCTAGGTCTTCATATGAACTGCTCCAAGTAAAGCAGGCTTACCATGCTAAATTCAAGAAATCCCTTGAAGAGGATGTTGCATTTCATACATCTGGAGACTTCCGTAAG CTTTTGGTGCCTCTTGTGAGTGCTTTCCGATATGAAGGAGATGAAGTCAATGTTACAGTGGCAAAAAGAGAGGCTAAGATACTTCATGAGAAAATCAAGGACAAACACTACAATGATGAGGAACTCATCAGGATCTTCACTACCAGGAGTAAGGCACAGCTGAATGCTACTTTCAATCAGTACAACAATGAGTTTGGAAATGCCATTACCAAG GATTTGAAGGCTGATCAAGATGATGAATTCCTCAAATTACTGAGAGCAACTGCCAAACTATTGACCTTCCCTGAGAAATACTTTGAGAAGCTTCTGCGTCTGTGTATCAACAAGCTCGGAACAGATGAAGGTGCCCTTACTAGAGTCATCACCACCAGGGCAGAGGTCGACCTGCATCGCATTAAAGAAGAATACCAGCGCAGAAACAGTGTTCCTTTGGACCGCGCAATTGAGAAGGACACTTCTGGTGACTATGAGAAGTTTCTTCTGGCACTGCTTGGACAGGGAGACTGTTGA